DNA from Paludisphaera mucosa:
ACTCAAGCGGGCCCGGGGGTCGCTCAAGGAGACGCTCTCCGCGGCGACCTGGGATCGCCTCGGCCCGCTGTTCGACGCCGCCGCGAAGGTCGCCGATTCGGGCGAGGCCCCCGCCCGCCGCGCCTCGGCGATCGCGCTCGTCGGCCTCAGCGGCCCCGAGCGGACGCTCGAAGCGCTGCCGCCGCTGCTCGACGCCCGTCAGCCCTCCGAGGTCCAGCTCGCCGCGTTGCGGGCGCTGGGCGAGCAGGCCGGGCCGGCCGTCGCCGAGCGCGTGCTGGAGCAGTGGAAGGCCACGAGCCCCTCGGCGCGTCGCGAGGCGGCCGAGGTCCTCTTCAGCCGCATCGAGTGGATCAACGCCCTGCTCGACGCCGTCGAGGCGAAGAAGCTCGCCACCGCCGAGATCGACCCGCTCCGGCTCAAGCAGCTTCGCGAGCACCCCGACTCGGCGATCCGCGGACGGGCGGCCCGCCTGTTCGGCTCCGCCGACGCCCCCCGCGAGCGCGCGGCGGTCATCGCCGCCTTCCGCCCGGCCCTCGACGGCGAGGGCGACCGCGAGAAGGGTCGCGCCGTCTACCTCAAGACCTGCGCCACCTGCCACCGGGCCGAGGGCCAGGGCGTCGAGGTCGGCCCCGACCTGGCCACCGTCGCGGCCCGCTCGCCGGAGGACGTCCTGACCCACGTCCTCGACCCCAACCGCGAGGTCGCGGCGAACTACCTCAACTACAACGTGGCGACCGTCGACGGCCGGGTGATCTCGGGCATCATCGCGTCCGAGTCGACCGCGGCGCTGGTGCTCAAGCGGGCCGAGGGGGTCGCCGAGGTCGTCCCCCGCGACCAGATCGAGCAGATCGCCTCGACCGGGATCTCGCTCATGCCCGAGGGGCTCGAGAAGGACCTGACGTCGGCCGACTTCAAGGACCTGATCGCGTTCGTCCGGTCGATCCGCTCGGCCAGCCCGGCCCCGGCCCCGGCGACGGCTCCGAAGTGAGCCCGGCCGTCGCATTTCGCATCCGCTCGCGGTCGTCGAGGCATTCGGCGACCGCGAGGGCCGCGGCGCGGTGCCCGGCGGCCGACCAGTGGGTGTCGTCCGCCAGATAGACCAGCTCGCCGGCCTCGGCGCGGTCGCGGAGCCGCGCCGTCAGGTCGACGAAGCCGATCGCCGGCGAGGCCTTCGCCACCGCTTTCGCGACGGCCCCCGGCATGTCGTCGACCGGCCACTCGGGGCAGGGGGAGTCGGCCTCGAACCGGCAGAGGTCGCGGTAGACCCGGAACTTCGTCGGCACGAAGGCCACGACCATCTCCACGCCCCGCGCCCGGCAACTCGCCGCCGCCTCGGCGAAAACCCGGCTGAGCCGCTCCATCGCCTCGGGCGAGGCGCGATCCGCGACGCCCTCGGCGGCCCCCTCGTGGACGCCGCACGAGAAGAGGATGTCGGTCGTCGCCCCCGAGGCCGCGCGGAAGGTCCCGGCCCGCGACCGCGCGGGGACCGTCGCGTCGCCGCCGTTCGACCGGACCAGCCAGCCCGCCGCGTTGCGGACGAACGACCGTCCGTACCAGGCCCGCCGCGGCGACTCGGGCCGCAGCGCCCGCACGCGCTCCCGGTCGGCCTCGTAGGCGGCCAGGTCTTGCAGGTCGTTCCCCTCGTAGAAGAACCAGACGCAGGTCCGCGGCCCGAAGCCGGCGGAGTAACGCTCCAGCACGGCCAGCTCCTGCCGCGGCCCGTATCCCGTCCGCCCCAGGTTCGCCACCGGCGCGGCGACGAGGTCGGCGAGCCGGGCCGAGATCAGGTCGCCGTCGTCGACTTGCAGGCCCTCGACGAACGAATCGCCGACCAGCACGACCCGCGCCGCGTCGAGCCCGGCGGGGTTGCGGAAGCCGTTCGCATCGAGCGTCGTGTCGCAGGCGTAGGCCGGGGCGGCGGGCGCGTCGCGGAGGCCGTGGCGGTCCGAGCCCTGGAACCAGAGCCTCAGCCGCTGGTTCGGCCGCCGGGCGTAGAGCAGGTCCGGGTCCGGCAGGTTGCCTGAGCGACGCCAGGGGGGCGTCGGCGTGTGGAAGACCTCGCGATAATCGACGCTCCGCCAGGCGGCCGGCGCCTCCACCAGCGCGAAGGCCGCCCCGATCGACGCCGAGCACGCCGCGAACCGACCGAGCTTCCCCGCCGGGCTCCATTTCGCCAACACCATGACCGGGCACCAGGCCGCCAGGTACGCCAGCAGGGCCGTCGCGATCAGGTGCTCCGCCTGCGCGTCCCGCGTCTTCAAGATCCCACGGGCGAAGTATGCGACGAGACCCCACCAGCAGGTCGCCGCGAGGATCCGCGTCAATCGAATCTGCCTGGGGGTCAGCCGTCGTCTCGTCGGCACGTTGAACTCCGGGGATCGGGAGGGTCGTCGGGGCGCAGAGGGAGTTCGGCTGTCGGGGATCGTCGGCCGTCGCGAAGCGCCGCGCCCCTCATCCGGCCGTGCCGGCCACCTTCCCCCGGGCGGAGAAAGGGTGAACGGCTCGAAGACCGAGCGGGCCACCTGTCATACCCCGAGGGCCGATCCTGTCAAGCCGACGGCCGCGCAGAGGGGTTGCCTTTAGGGGGCTCGCAGGCGACGATCGACGACGGAAGTCCGACATCCGCGGGGCCTTCGGGCCCCGGTCCTTCGGCGAGGTTGAAGACGGCCCCCATGCCCGAGACGAGCGGTCGCAGCAGCACGCGGTTGGAGCCGGAGGAGTCCTGGACGGTCGTCACCGAGTCCCCCCTGAAGGGCCTGGCGTTCGCCCGCGAGGCCGGCCGGATCCTGGCCTGGGACGAGGGGAACCAGCTCTACCTGCTGAACACCCACGGCGAGATGACGTCTTCGGCGCGGTCGCCGAACCGGGTCATGGCCGGGGCGATCAGCGACGACGGCTCGCTGGTGGCGATCCTCTGCGACCACGACGAGGCCGGCCTGCTGCTCCTGAGCGGCGACCTGGCCGTCCAGGCCGAGCGCGCCGCGCCCGGCGAGGCGTCGTTCATCGCGACCGACCCGTTCGGGCGCTTCGTGGCGGTGGGCAGCCGGCTGGGGGCGGTGCAGCTCGTGAGCCGGCACGGCCGGGCGGCGGGGCGGATCGAGACGATCCAGCCGATCGCGCACCTCTGCTTCGTCCCCGACCGCGCGTTCGTGGTCGGCGCGGCGGCGTTCGGCATGCTGGCGGGGATCGAGCTGGAGGCCTCGCGGACGCCCGGCCGGCTGGAGCCCGAGGTCGCCTGGCAGGACCGGCTCATGTCGAACGTGGGCCGGCTGACCTCCAGCGGCGACGGCTCGATGATCCTGGCGAGCTGCTTCACCCACGGCATCCAGCGGTTCGACCTGAAGGGCCGCAACGAGGGCTCGTACCACCTGGGCGGGACCGTCTCGCACGCCGTCCCCGACTTCCCCGGCCGGACGATCGCGGCGGCGACCCTGGAGGGCGAGCTGGCGATCATGAACTCGGCCGGGAACGTCCGCTGGCGGACCCGGCTCGACCGGCCCGTCGTGGCGCTCGAGATCGACCCCCTGGGCCGGTACGCGATCCACGGCCGGGCCACCGGCGAGATCACCCGGCTCGACTTCTTCGGCCCCGAGCCCGGTCGTCGCGAGCCGGCGAAGCCGTCGCGCTCGACCGTCGGCGCCGGGGCCGGTTCTCGGCCGGGGGGCGGGACGGGCTCGGTCCGCAACCCCGACTGGTCGGTTCCCGCGGTGCAGACCGAGGACCAAGCCGAGACCGCCGTGCTGACCGTGTGCGACGACCCGCCCTGCGTCGCCGTCTTCTCCAGCCCGAACCGGCTCGAACTCTTCGGCATGGACGGCAAGAAGCTGGGGAAGGGGCCCGAGACGTCGGGCGTCGGCCGCATCCTCCGGACCGCGCCGGGGTGGCTGGCGGCGGCCACCGACCGCCAGGTCGGCCTCTGCGACCTGAGGCGCGGCGAGCAGTGGAAGGTCGACCTGCGGCTCGTCGAGCTGACCCACCTGGTCATCAAGCCCGACTCGTTCGGGCTGGCGATCGTCCAGGAGCGCGACCGGATCGGCCGGGCGACCCCCGCCGGCCGCTGGATCTGGAAGCACGAGCTGTCGACCCCGATCGAGGACCTGGCGGTCGGCGTGGAAGGCTTCGCCGCGGCCACCACCAACGACGGCCGCCTCCTCGTGTTCGACCCGGCCGGGGAGATGACGCCGACCGGCGGCTTCGAGGCCTCCGACCCCCCCTTCCTGATCGAGGCCCCCGAGGGCTCGCCGCCGGGCCTGGCCTGGATCACGCTGGCCCGCCGGGCGCAGCAGCTCTCGGGCCACACCCTCCGGGGCGAGGTCGCCTGGACGCGCCGGCTGCCGTGGGAGGGCTGGTCGCTCACCCGGCTCGGGCCGTACGCCCTGGTCGCCTCGGCCGACGGCCGCGCCATGGCTTTCGACGGCGCCGGCGACGTCCGGATCGAAGGGGGCCCCAGCGGCGACGCGAACGACGTCTACGGCTTCGACGCCGAGGGCCGCCCGGTCCGGATCGTCCGGAAGGAGGTCCACATCCTCTGCTCCGGCCTCGACGGCCGCGTCCGCTGGCGGGTCGTCGCCGGGCAGCCGGTCGGGCCGTGCGCCGCGGGGCGGGCGGGCGTCGCCGTGATGATCGGCCCCAACCTCGCGTGGTTCCGGAACGGCGGCCCGACCTGAATGCGATCGCCTCGCGGTGCCTCATGTTGACGAAAATCGACATGGGCGCGGAAATTGCCCACGTCTGGTGACTTGTCAACCGCGGAAAAAGGACGTAACTTCAAACCCATGCGACGCCCGGCGGAAAATCGCCGGGGCTTGCTCACGCTCGACCGGGATTCTCAGTAGAAGTAGGGTAGGGACGACCGATCCGGACTTCCGCGTCTCCGGCCCCCGGTCATCTCGGGCAACTGCCACGGATCGGAGTCGCGTCCTTGCTTGGAGGGGTTGATGCTGCCTCTTTCGATGACTGAAGTCGAGATCGAACCTAAGGTCCGATCGAGCCTTCAGGAGCGCGGCGAGCTGGAGGCTCTGCGCTTCAAGTGGATCGAGAGCGAGAAGGCGGGGCACGACCTCGGGGAGACGGCGGTCCGGCTCTGGATCTGTCGCTTCTGGAATCGCTTCCTCCGCCAGCACTGGATGGAGCACCTCCACGGCGAGACCCTGTGGATCGAGTTCGACGCCCGGACGTACGGCGTCCTCCGCCGGCCCGGCCTGCTCGAATCGCCGCTGACCCAGGAGATCGTCGAGCGGTTCCGCTGGGGCGAGGAGAACCTGCACGTCATCCAGTGGGCGATGGACGCCGGCCGACCGATGGAGGAGGTCCGCGCGATCCTGACGGCCCTCGACGTCAACAGCTCGCGGATCCCCTGCCAGTTCGACCCCGCCCGGCCGCGTTATCGCAACGCGGCGGGCTGAGCGGGCTGAACCGGGGGCCGGGC
Protein-coding regions in this window:
- a CDS encoding alginate O-acetyltransferase AlgX-related protein, which gives rise to MPTRRRLTPRQIRLTRILAATCWWGLVAYFARGILKTRDAQAEHLIATALLAYLAAWCPVMVLAKWSPAGKLGRFAACSASIGAAFALVEAPAAWRSVDYREVFHTPTPPWRRSGNLPDPDLLYARRPNQRLRLWFQGSDRHGLRDAPAAPAYACDTTLDANGFRNPAGLDAARVVLVGDSFVEGLQVDDGDLISARLADLVAAPVANLGRTGYGPRQELAVLERYSAGFGPRTCVWFFYEGNDLQDLAAYEADRERVRALRPESPRRAWYGRSFVRNAAGWLVRSNGGDATVPARSRAGTFRAASGATTDILFSCGVHEGAAEGVADRASPEAMERLSRVFAEAAASCRARGVEMVVAFVPTKFRVYRDLCRFEADSPCPEWPVDDMPGAVAKAVAKASPAIGFVDLTARLRDRAEAGELVYLADDTHWSAAGHRAAALAVAECLDDRERMRNATAGLTSEPSPGPGPGWPSGSTGRTRSGP